The following are encoded together in the Paludisphaera mucosa genome:
- a CDS encoding aldo/keto reductase, giving the protein METRRLGNQGLVVSRLGLGCMGMSDAYGPADEAESIATIHRAIELGITLFDTSDAYGPFTNEELVGKAIGDRRDRVSVATKFGFVGGTDGKGGGSIDGRPEYVREACEGSLRRLGVDHIDLYYQHRVDPNVPIEETVGAMAELVRQGKVKYLGLCEAASETIRRAHAVHPITALQTEYSLWSRDPEDDVLPTVRELGIGYVAYSPLGRGFLTGRLRRFEDLAPDDWRRHRPRFQGANFQKNLELVDRVKEIAASKGATPAQLALAWLLAQEGVVPIPGTKRRRNLEENAAATDISLTADDLRRIEEAAPKGAAVGARYEDMSGVGR; this is encoded by the coding sequence ATGGAGACGCGACGACTTGGCAATCAGGGTCTGGTCGTCTCCAGGCTGGGCCTCGGCTGCATGGGCATGAGCGACGCCTACGGGCCCGCCGACGAGGCCGAGTCGATCGCGACCATCCACCGGGCGATCGAGCTGGGAATCACCCTCTTCGACACGTCGGACGCCTACGGCCCGTTCACCAACGAGGAGCTGGTCGGCAAGGCGATCGGCGACCGGCGCGACCGGGTGAGCGTGGCCACGAAGTTCGGCTTCGTGGGCGGCACGGACGGCAAGGGAGGCGGGAGCATCGACGGCCGGCCGGAGTACGTGCGCGAGGCCTGCGAGGGATCGCTCCGGCGGCTCGGGGTCGACCACATCGACCTCTACTACCAGCACCGCGTCGATCCCAACGTCCCCATCGAGGAGACCGTCGGCGCGATGGCGGAGCTGGTGCGCCAGGGGAAGGTCAAATATCTCGGCCTTTGCGAGGCGGCGTCGGAGACCATCCGCCGGGCGCACGCCGTCCACCCGATCACCGCCCTCCAGACCGAATATTCGCTGTGGAGCCGCGATCCCGAGGACGACGTCCTCCCCACCGTCCGGGAGTTGGGGATCGGTTACGTCGCCTACAGCCCCCTCGGGCGGGGCTTCCTGACCGGCCGGCTGCGACGCTTCGAGGACCTGGCGCCGGACGACTGGCGTCGGCACAGGCCTCGCTTCCAGGGGGCGAACTTCCAGAAGAACCTCGAACTCGTGGACCGGGTGAAGGAGATCGCCGCGTCGAAAGGCGCGACGCCCGCCCAGCTGGCGCTGGCCTGGCTCCTCGCCCAGGAGGGCGTGGTCCCCATCCCCGGCACCAAGCGGCGCCGGAACCTGGAGGAGAACGCGGCCGCAACCGACATCTCGCTCACCGCCGACGACCTGAGACGGATCGAGGAGGCGGCCCCGAAGGGCGCGGCCGTCGGGGCGCGCTATGAGGACATGAGCGGGGTCGGGCGCTAA
- a CDS encoding MBL fold metallo-hydrolase, whose product MDATPVVPGLWQVKLGFVNAFILDAGDGLALIDAGVPGGAPEILDAVRAIGGRPDDVRRILVTHCHSDHSGSLAELKRETGAPAVMHPVDAAMVREGRAIRPLTPAPGLINALVCRFLIGAAPTTVEPAEIEVEVEDGDALPGGLRAIHVPGHCAGQVAFLWAEHGGVLIAADVAANVFGLALSPMYEDIEAGRRSLSKLAGLEFEVACFGHGKPIPSGASRLFARKWPAAQTASR is encoded by the coding sequence ATGGACGCGACGCCGGTGGTTCCCGGTCTCTGGCAGGTGAAGCTCGGCTTCGTCAACGCCTTCATCCTCGACGCCGGCGACGGCCTGGCCCTGATCGACGCCGGCGTCCCGGGCGGCGCGCCGGAGATCCTCGACGCCGTCCGCGCGATCGGCGGGCGGCCCGACGACGTCCGCCGCATCCTGGTGACGCACTGCCACAGCGACCACTCGGGGAGCCTGGCCGAGCTGAAGCGCGAGACCGGCGCCCCGGCCGTCATGCACCCCGTCGACGCGGCGATGGTCCGCGAAGGTCGGGCGATCCGCCCGCTCACCCCCGCGCCCGGCCTGATCAACGCCCTGGTCTGCCGGTTCCTGATCGGCGCGGCCCCCACGACGGTCGAGCCCGCCGAGATCGAGGTCGAGGTCGAGGACGGCGACGCGCTCCCCGGCGGCCTGCGGGCGATCCACGTTCCGGGCCACTGCGCCGGCCAGGTCGCCTTCCTCTGGGCCGAGCACGGCGGCGTGCTGATCGCGGCCGACGTCGCCGCGAACGTCTTCGGCCTGGCGCTCAGCCCCATGTACGAGGACATCGAGGCGGGCCGACGGAGCCTGAGCAAGCTCGCCGGCCTGGAGTTCGAGGTCGCCTGCTTCGGCCACGGCAAGCCGATCCCGTCCGGCGCGTCGCGCCTCTTCGCGCGGAAATGGCCGGCGGCCCAGACGGCGAGCCGGTAG
- a CDS encoding DUF1501 domain-containing protein has translation MSRNPELDRIAAWNLARTRRHFFRDCGVGVGKIALASMLMEAQGRSLAGEADVARPATADPLAPRAPHFAPKAKRVIFLFMAGAPSQLDLFDAKPELTRHDGKPIPPEVVKDQRYAFIRPDASLMSSRYRFARHGASGAELSEMLPNLAKVVDEIAIVKSLHTDQFNHAPAQIFLNTGSPFPGRPSIGAWTVYGLGSESTDLPGFVVFSSGSGLSGGASLWSSGFLPTSYQGVPFRSKGDPILDVASPAGVDRRFDRDSLDLIRDLNRDHLGAVGDPEIATRISAYEMAFRMQASAPELMDLAGESPATLALYGVEPGKPSFALNCLLARRLVERGVRFVNLFHEGWDHHSDVAGGLKNQCGQTDRGAAALVMDLKQRGLLEDTLVVWGGEFGRTPMVESNAALGRSMGRDHHPQAFTMWMAGGGIKGGQTIGRTDDLGFHVVEDAVHVHDLQATLMHLLGFDHTRLTFKSQGRQFRLTDVHGEVVEKLLA, from the coding sequence ATGTCACGCAATCCCGAGCTTGATCGCATCGCCGCGTGGAACCTGGCCCGGACGCGCCGGCATTTCTTCCGCGACTGCGGCGTGGGCGTCGGCAAGATCGCCCTGGCGTCGATGCTGATGGAGGCCCAGGGGCGCTCCCTCGCGGGCGAGGCCGACGTCGCGAGGCCGGCGACGGCCGACCCGCTCGCGCCCCGGGCCCCGCATTTCGCCCCGAAGGCGAAGCGGGTGATCTTCCTGTTCATGGCCGGCGCCCCCAGCCAGCTCGACCTGTTCGACGCCAAGCCCGAGCTGACGCGGCACGACGGCAAGCCGATCCCGCCCGAGGTCGTCAAGGACCAGCGCTACGCCTTCATCCGGCCCGACGCCAGCCTGATGTCCTCGCGCTACCGCTTCGCCAGGCACGGCGCGTCGGGGGCCGAGCTGTCGGAGATGCTGCCGAACCTGGCGAAGGTCGTCGACGAGATCGCCATCGTCAAGTCGCTGCACACCGACCAGTTCAACCACGCCCCGGCGCAGATCTTCCTCAACACCGGCTCGCCGTTCCCGGGGCGGCCCAGCATCGGCGCCTGGACGGTCTACGGCCTGGGGAGCGAGTCGACCGACCTGCCGGGGTTCGTCGTCTTCTCGTCGGGCAGCGGCCTGAGCGGCGGCGCCTCGCTCTGGTCGAGCGGCTTCCTGCCCACCTCGTACCAGGGCGTCCCCTTCCGGTCCAAGGGGGATCCGATCCTCGACGTCGCCAGCCCGGCGGGGGTCGACCGCCGCTTCGACCGCGACTCGCTCGACCTGATCCGCGACCTCAACCGCGACCACCTCGGCGCCGTCGGCGACCCCGAGATCGCCACCCGCATCAGCGCGTACGAGATGGCCTTCCGCATGCAGGCCAGCGCCCCCGAATTGATGGACCTCGCCGGCGAGTCGCCCGCGACGCTCGCCCTGTACGGCGTCGAGCCGGGCAAGCCCTCGTTCGCGCTCAACTGCCTGCTCGCCCGCCGCCTGGTCGAGCGCGGGGTGCGGTTCGTCAACCTCTTCCACGAGGGCTGGGACCACCACTCCGACGTCGCCGGCGGCCTCAAGAACCAGTGCGGCCAGACCGACCGCGGGGCCGCGGCGCTCGTCATGGACCTCAAGCAGCGGGGCCTGCTGGAAGACACCCTGGTCGTCTGGGGCGGCGAGTTCGGCCGCACGCCGATGGTCGAGTCCAACGCCGCGCTCGGCCGCAGCATGGGCCGCGACCACCACCCCCAGGCGTTCACGATGTGGATGGCCGGCGGCGGGATCAAGGGGGGCCAGACCATCGGCCGGACCGACGACCTGGGCTTCCACGTCGTCGAGGACGCGGTCCACGTCCACGACCTCCAGGCGACGCTCATGCACCTCCTGGGCTTCGACCACACCCGGCTGACGTTCAAGTCGCAGGGCCGCCAGTTCCGCCTCACCGACGTCCACGGCGAGGTCGTCGAGAAGCTGCTGGCCTGA
- a CDS encoding heavy metal translocating P-type ATPase, with protein sequence MIVKATDPPTADQEPKAKNLWRDGLAAARRRKTTVIAAFSILAILLHLALRFALRASPTAYQLPLLATLVLGGVPLLYELLQKVWRREFGSDLLGGVSIITSVLLGEYLAGSIIVLMLAGGEALEGYALRSASSVLAALARRTPSIAHRKEGGRILDVALADVAAGDALVIFPHDVCPVDGVVVEGRGLMDESFLTGEPFQMRKTTGSTVISGAINGDSALTIRATRRAADSRFARIMDVMRESEEKRPRLRRLGDRLGAIYTPIAIAVALAAWALSGDPVRFLAVLVIATPCPLLIAIPIAVIGSISLCARRAIIIKSPVVLEQIAECRTAIFDKTGTLTYGEPKLTERLVAPGFDTDEVLSLVASLERYSKHPLARAVLRAAEEAGLALAEAVEVGEKPGRGLLGTVSGRRLQITSRGKLIAQGIAGVDQVAPAAGGLECVVAIDDRYAATLRFRDAPRAESRSFIKHLGPRHQFDRLMIVSGDRESEVRHLAGQVGITVIEAEKSPEEKLAIVRDETARAKTLYVGDGVNDAPAMMAATVGMAIGQNSDVAAEAAGVVVMDDSIAKVDEFMHISRRMRAIALQSAVGGMALSLVGMAFAATGNLSPVAGAISQEVIDVLAVLNALRAALPPREISDL encoded by the coding sequence ATGATCGTCAAGGCGACGGATCCCCCGACGGCCGATCAGGAACCGAAGGCGAAGAACTTGTGGCGGGACGGGCTCGCCGCCGCCCGACGCCGCAAGACCACGGTCATCGCGGCCTTCAGCATCCTGGCGATCCTCTTGCACCTCGCGCTCCGCTTCGCCCTCCGCGCGAGCCCGACGGCTTACCAGCTCCCGTTGCTGGCGACGCTGGTGCTGGGCGGGGTTCCCCTCCTTTATGAGCTGCTCCAGAAGGTCTGGAGGCGGGAATTCGGATCCGACCTGCTGGGGGGCGTCTCGATCATCACGTCGGTGCTCCTGGGCGAGTACCTGGCGGGCTCGATCATCGTCCTGATGCTGGCGGGGGGGGAGGCCCTCGAAGGCTACGCCTTGCGGAGCGCGTCGTCGGTCCTGGCCGCGCTGGCCAGGCGGACGCCCTCGATCGCCCACCGGAAGGAAGGCGGGCGGATCCTCGACGTGGCCCTGGCCGACGTCGCCGCCGGGGACGCGCTCGTGATCTTCCCGCACGACGTCTGTCCCGTCGACGGCGTGGTCGTCGAGGGCCGCGGCCTGATGGACGAGTCGTTCCTCACGGGCGAGCCGTTCCAGATGCGGAAGACCACCGGCTCGACGGTCATCTCGGGCGCGATCAACGGCGATTCGGCCCTGACCATCCGGGCGACCCGACGGGCCGCCGACTCGCGGTTCGCACGGATCATGGACGTCATGCGCGAGTCCGAGGAGAAGCGTCCGCGACTGCGTCGGCTCGGCGATCGCCTGGGGGCGATCTACACCCCGATCGCGATCGCGGTGGCCCTCGCGGCGTGGGCGCTGAGCGGCGACCCGGTCCGCTTCCTGGCGGTGCTGGTGATCGCCACGCCCTGCCCGCTGCTCATCGCCATCCCGATCGCCGTCATCGGCTCCATCTCCCTCTGCGCCCGGCGGGCCATCATCATCAAGAGCCCCGTCGTGCTCGAGCAGATCGCCGAGTGCCGGACCGCGATCTTCGACAAGACCGGGACCTTGACGTACGGCGAACCGAAGCTCACCGAACGCCTCGTCGCGCCCGGCTTCGACACCGACGAGGTGCTGAGCCTCGTGGCGAGTCTGGAGCGGTACTCCAAGCATCCGCTGGCGCGGGCCGTCCTCAGGGCCGCGGAGGAAGCCGGGCTCGCGCTCGCCGAGGCCGTCGAGGTGGGCGAGAAGCCGGGCCGGGGGCTGCTCGGGACCGTCTCCGGCCGCCGATTGCAGATCACGAGCCGCGGCAAGCTCATCGCCCAGGGGATCGCGGGCGTCGACCAGGTCGCTCCCGCCGCCGGGGGGCTGGAGTGCGTGGTGGCGATCGACGACCGTTACGCGGCGACCCTGCGGTTCCGCGACGCCCCGCGCGCCGAGAGCCGGTCGTTCATCAAGCACCTGGGGCCCCGGCACCAGTTCGATCGGCTGATGATCGTGTCGGGCGATCGCGAATCCGAGGTCCGCCACCTGGCCGGCCAGGTCGGCATCACCGTGATCGAGGCCGAGAAGAGCCCCGAGGAGAAGCTGGCCATCGTCCGCGACGAGACCGCGAGGGCGAAGACGCTCTACGTCGGCGACGGCGTCAACGACGCCCCGGCCATGATGGCCGCCACCGTCGGCATGGCGATCGGCCAGAACAGCGACGTGGCCGCCGAGGCGGCGGGCGTCGTCGTCATGGACGACTCCATCGCGAAGGTCGACGAGTTCATGCACATCAGCCGCCGCATGCGCGCGATCGCCCTCCAGAGCGCGGTGGGCGGCATGGCCCTGAGCCTCGTCGGCATGGCCTTCGCGGCGACCGGAAACCTGAGCCCGGTCGCCGGGGCGATCAGCCAGGAGGTCATCGACGTCCTCGCCGTGCTGAACGCCCTGAGGGCCGCCCTGCCGCCGCGGGAGATCTCGGATCTTTGA